The nucleotide sequence CCGGGTAGCTTGTATTTGATGCCGCTTGTTGAAGTGCCGACACAGAGGTTGCCATTCTGATCAAGCGCGATAATGCATACGGTGTCATGGGATTCATTGGGCGCATGAGCAAGCTTCCATTCCTTCCATTTTGCTTTCTCACGCTCGATGAGCAGATTCTGCGGTTTGAACCCTTGCTCAATGGCGAACTGTCGAGCGCCTTCCCCAATAAGCAGGCAGTGAGGAGTTTGCTCCATGACACGCCGAGCAACGGAGATGGCCTCTTTGATATCTCTCAGCCCAGCTACTGCGCCGTAGCGTCTGCCGTTGCCTAGCATTATTGCGGCGTCAAGCTCCACTATGCCTTCTGAATTGGGTGCACCGCCAATGCCAACGGAATCAACTTGCAAATCATCCTCGACTTTCCTAATGCCATTCTCAACTGCATCGAGGACTGACTTGCCTTCAAGAAGGCTTTTTATGGTTTCCTGTGCTCCTTTTGCGCCAAACTTCCAAGTGGCAATTGCTATTGGTTCCAACTATACACTCTCGTTTTTGGCGATTATTGGTTCTATGCAAAACCGGCAGGCAGCTTAATTTTAGTATACTGTGGACCTTGGGTACCTAATCTTGCACGTGCTGTAGTAATAGTAAAAAATGTTGTGGGCTAATTCAAGAAATTTCAAAAAAATCACCGTAAAAGTGCTTGATTGGCATGATTCTTGAAGTGTTTGAAATTGGGTGATTGCAAGAAACTTTTTTCATCGTTTCCTAAATAGCAAGAAAAATCCTGCTATAGACGCAATGGCAGGATTTT is from Armatimonadota bacterium and encodes:
- a CDS encoding N(4)-(beta-N-acetylglucosaminyl)-L-asparaginase — its product is MEPIAIATWKFGAKGAQETIKSLLEGKSVLDAVENGIRKVEDDLQVDSVGIGGAPNSEGIVELDAAIMLGNGRRYGAVAGLRDIKEAISVARRVMEQTPHCLLIGEGARQFAIEQGFKPQNLLIEREKAKWKEWKLAHAPNESHDTVCIIALDQNGNLCVGTSTSGIKYKLPGRVGDTPLVGSGLYCDKAVGAAAATGVGEHIMRYCMSFRIVEEMRRGKDPSSACYSTIKWAISEEPHLRNVTVAVLALDKSGNWGASASREGFNVAIARPEGTELVAIPPA